From the genome of Papaver somniferum cultivar HN1 chromosome 2, ASM357369v1, whole genome shotgun sequence, one region includes:
- the LOC113350882 gene encoding uncharacterized protein LOC113350882 — MTKGKMQLNVLVYVDDLIVAGNNLVELHNFKTYLGQCFKMKDLGKLKYFLGLEVARSKQGFYIFQRKYALDIIIETGLLGAKPAEFPMETNHQLALAKGNVFDDVEKYRRLVGHLIYLSVTRPDLSYSLHILSQFMQQPRMEHWEAALRVVRYLKKSPGQGILSCSDSGLNLKGWFDSDWVSCPLTRRSLTRWFVLLGFSPISWKTKKQHTISHSSAEAEYRSMAAVTCELKWLKQLLGDLGVHHTHGMNLFCDSQSALCIAQNPVFHERTEHIEVDCHLVRGAIIRKIISPSCMPTTVQLADIFTKALGKAQFKFLLSKMGIYDLHAPS, encoded by the coding sequence ATGACAAAGGGAAAGATGCAGCTTAATGTCTTAGTATATGTTGATGATCTGATTGTGGCAGGCAATAATCTTGTTGAACTTCACAATTTTAAAACGtacttgggacaatgtttcaagatgaagGATTTAGGAAAGTTGAAATATTTCTTAGGATTGGAGGTGGCTCGTAGTAAACAAGGTTTTTATATATTCCAGAGAAAATATGCATTGGACATTATAATCGAGACAGGATTATTGGGTGCAAAACCTGCAGAGTTTCCTATGGAGACGAATCACCAACTGGCATTGGCAAAAGGGAATGTATTTGATGATGTGGAAAAATATAGAAGATTAGTTGGCCATTTGATTTATCTGTCAGTTACAAGACCAGATTTGTCTTACTCATTGCACATTTTATCACAATTTATGCAAcaacctagaatggagcattgggaagcagcaCTTCGTGTAGTTAGATACTTGAAGAAGAGTCCAGGACAAGGAATTTTGTCGTGCTCTGATAGTGGTcttaatttaaaaggatggtttgaTTCAGATTGGGTAAGTTGTCCATTGACTAGACGTTCATTAACAAgatggtttgttcttcttggttTTTCTCCTATTtcttggaagactaagaagcaacATACAATTTCTCATTCCTCAGCAGAAGCAGAATATAGATCAATGGCAGCAGTGACgtgtgaattgaagtggttgaaaCAGTTGCTTGGTGATTTAGGAGTTCATCATACTCATGGGATGAATCTCTTTTGTGATAGTCAATCAGCACTATgtattgctcagaatccagtaTTCCATGAACGAACAGaacatatagaagtggattgtcatcttGTTAGAGGTGCCATCATAAGGAAGATTATATCACCCTCCTGCATGCCTACAACGGTGCAATTGGCTGATATCTTTACAAAAGCCTTAGGAAAAGCTCAGTTTAagtttcttttgtccaagatgggcatctATGATctgcatgctccatcttga